The following nucleotide sequence is from Gymnodinialimonas phycosphaerae.
GCCGATTATGAACATCGAAGGGCCTCGGTATCCCGTGTTGGGCGGGCTGTACCAGCCACGCGGCGGCACAGCGCGCCACGATGCGGTGGCCTGGGGCTACGCGCGGGCGTGCTCGGACATGGGGATGGACATCATCCAGCAGTGCGAAGTGACCGGCGTGCGGGTCGAGGGCGGCGCGGTCGCAGGGGTCGAGACCTCCAAGGGGTTCATCGGGTGCAAGAAATTGGGCGGCGTGGTCGCGGGGCATTCATCGGTGCTGGCCGAGATGGCGGGCTTCCGCCTGCCGATGGAATCGGTCGCGCTTCAGGCACTGGTGAGTGAGCCGATCAAGCCCGCCATGGACGTGGTCGTCATGGCCAACACGGTGCACGGCTACCTGTCGCAGTCCGACAAGGGCGAGATGGTCATCGGCGGCGGCACCGACAGCTACAACAACTACACCCAGCGTGGGTCCTTCCACCACATCGAGGAAACCGTGCGCGCCCTGATCGAGACATTCCCGATGCTGTCGCGCCTGAAGATGCTGCGCCAATGGGGTGGGATCGTGGATGTGACGGGCGACCGCTCGCCCATCCTGTCGAAAACGCCGGTGGAGGGCATGTTCATGAACTGCGGCTGGGGCACCGGCGGGTTCAAGGCGATCCCCGGATCGGGCTGGGGCTTTGCGGAGTTGATGGCCAAGGGGCACTCGCCCCTGACGTCCGAGTTTGGCATGGAACGTTTCCGCGAAGGCCGGTTCATTGACGAAAGCGTTGCGGCGGGGGTCGCCCATTGATGGCTGGCACGGGATTTGAAGGTGACGCAAGGGAAGCGGGTCTTCGGACCCCGCGTTTACCTCTTTTTAACGAAAATTTTAGACTTTTTGAGTCATGTGGAGCGCACCAAGGGCATATCGAGCAAAACGGACCATTCCCATGCGCACTTCCCAGCACCCTGACTATGCAAGCCGCGCCTGGTTTGAATTCTCAGCCAAGGCTGAGAAAAGGATCAAGGGATGTGGTGCGGCGGTGGGCTTGTCGATCCTCATGTTTACGCTTGGCGGGGCAATGGAGGGGCGAGGTGTGGATGCCCCATACCTGGGCATTGTGTCCGACGCGCAGTCGTCCGAGATGCAGTCGCCAAGGATCGCGGCCCGACCAACCGTGGGACAAATCAAGTAGGCCTGGTCGCCCAAGCAACTGCCGGTCTTTTGTGCCGTTGCATGTAGAAATGCGGGACGCGGCATCTTTTGGCCCATCACAAACGCCCGATCCGGCCCTTTTTGGCGCAAAACGTCGGGTTTTGCCCGCGTCCTATGCACTCCCTTGCGGCTGTCCCACATTGGGATATGCAGCAATGGAGGATGCCTCATGTCTGACTTCGACCAACGCAACCGCAATTTCGACTACGCGCCGCCCACGCGCGGCGGCTCCGGCTCTGGCGCACTTATCTTTATTGCCGGGCTGGTCGTGTTGTTCATTCTCGCGATGCTCTTCATGGGCGGGGGCAGCAGCACGTTGCCAGAGGAAGGCGCCGCGCCTGCGGTCGTGCCCTCTGACGAGGCGCCCGTCGTTGACCCGACGGCCCCGGTTCTCGTGGACTGACGACGTTCATGCTCGGGCGGGGGCGACCCCGTCCTGGCAACAAGTGCCCGCCGCCCGAGGCGTCGTTTTTCGAGTTGTCGGCAGGCCGCTTCAGGCCCCGGGCGACGCCCACCATCGCAAAGATCGCAAGGGCCCCCAAAACGAAGAACGGCCAATACTCAAGCAGGCTGCGGGTGCGTTCCGGTTCCATTTCGCCATCATACGCCCCTTGGCGGCAAAAGTCATGCCTGCCCCGCAGGCCCGCCGATGAGCGCGGTCGCCATCCCCAAACGCCTCGGCCATATCTGGATCGGGGACAAGCCCGCGCCGACGCGCTGGCTGCAATCGTGGCGCGATCTGCACCCCGATTGGTCTTATACCCTGTATGACAACGTCTATTTGACCACGCGGCGCTGGCGCAACCAGCGCCTGATCGCGCATTTCTTCCGCCAGCGCCGGTTCGAGGGCGTGGCTGACCTGATGCGCTATGAACTGCTGTTCGAGAAGGGCGGTTTCATCCCCGGCGCGGATTTTGAGGCGCTCCGCAATTGCGATGAGCTGTTTGCCGAGCCCTGCACTTATACCTGCTATGACACCTATCCCAAGGGCCGGTGCAAGCTGACGCCGTTCCTGGCATCCGCGCCTGGCACCCACACGCTGGCGCTGACGCTGGACGAGATTCACACCACCTATGCCCATGCGCCCGAGACTGCGCGCCAGCCCTGGATCAGCGTCGGCAATCTGTTCCTGCGCGGCCTGGTCGAGAAATACCGTGCCGAAATCCGCGATCTGCGCATCTGGCCCGCCTATTTCTTCGTGCCGAAAAACAAGGACAAGCCGCGCTATGATGGGCCCGGGCGCATCTATGCGGAACATCATTGGGGCACCACCCTCGGCAAATACGAGGGCACGCCCAACCCGCAGCTTTTCGAGGACGTGGCCTTCGTGCTTGACGCCACGCCCGCCTTGCCCCTGACCGCCGAAACCCCTGAGGAGCCCTAGAACATGCTTACCCTCACGTGCCCCAACTGCGGGATCTCTGCCTGCGAGACCGAGCTTGCCGCCGGCGGCGAGGCGCATCTGACGCGCCATGGTCCCGGCTCTTCCGACGACCATTTCGAGGCCTATCTGTTCATGCGCCCCAACACCCGCGGCGTCCATTTTGAGCGGTGGCGCCATGCGGCGGGCTGCGGCAAGTGGTTCCTGGCCGCCCGCGACACCGCCACGCTGGAGGTCTTCGGGACCTATTCGGCGCAAACAACTGAACCGCCTGCCGATCTGATCGACAAAATCAAAGCCAAACGCCCCGATTGGAGCTTCTCGTCATGAGCACCCGTCTGCCTTCTTACGGTCGCCTGATCGACCGCGACACGACCGTGAAATTCACCTTCAACGGCAAATGGATGCGCGGTCATAGGGGCGATACGCTGGCCTCTGCGCTTTTGGCCAATGGTCAGACGCTGGTGGGGCGTTCGTTCAAATACCACCGCCCACGCGGGATCATGTCAAGCGGCGCAGAAGAGCCCAACGCGTTGGTCAACCTTGGCAGCGGCCTGCGGCATGAGCCGAACCAGCGCGCCACCACGACGGAGTTGTTCGAAAAGCTGGAGGCCACGTCCCAGAACCACTGGCCGTCGCTGGAGTTCGATGTGGGCGAGGTCAACGGCCTGGTGGCGCGGTTCCTGCCTGCCGGGTTCTACTACAAGACGTTCCTGTTCCCGCGCGCCTTCTGGAAACATGTGTTCGAGCCGTTCATCCGCCAGTCGGCGGGCCTTGGCAAAGCGCCACACCCCGAGACGCGTGACCCTGACCGGTACGAGCATTTCTATGCCCATGTCGATCTGGTGGTGGCAGGCGGCGGCATCGCAGGCCTGCAGGCGGCGCTTCTGGCGGGCCGGGCAGGGGCACGTGTCGTGCTGATGGAACAAAGCGCCCATTGGGGCGGGCGTGCGCCCGTTGATGGCGTGGAGGTGGACGGCGAACCCGCAGAAGTTTGGGTAAAGAACGCCGTGCAAGAGCTTGAAAGTATGGCGAATGTGGATCTTCGCCTACGCGCGATGGTGGCGGGGGTCTATGACCACGGCTATGTGCTGGGGTATGAGCGTTTGACGGATCACATGCCGCAGGCCGACGGTCCGCGCCATCGCCTTTGGCGCATCCGTGCGACCCGGATCATCTCGGCCACCGGCGCGTTGGAACGTCCGCTCAGCTTTTCGGGGAACGACAAGCCGGGTGTCATGCTGGCCTCGGCGGTGCGCGACTACCTCGTGAACTACGGCGTCGCCGTGGGCGACAATATCGTTGTCGTCACCAACAATGACGACGGCTACCGCACCGCGATTGCGCAGGTGGAGGCCGGTCTGGGCGTCGCTTGTGTGGTGGATGCAAGGCCACGCGCCGACGGGGAATTACCCAACAAGGCCCGTGCTTTGGGGGTCAATGTTAAAGTGAATTGCGCCATTGCCAAGGTGAAGGGCTTGCGTAATGTCGTCTCTGTCGCGCTCTGCGCCCAGGACGGCGATGGGCTGATCACCGAGGAAGTGGCCTGTGATGCGGTTGCGATGTCGGGCGGCTGGTCGCCGGTCGTGCACCTCTGGTCGCA
It contains:
- a CDS encoding sarcosine oxidase subunit beta family protein; this translates as MRKYSAFAIAREAFRHHDGWERAWRSPAPKASYDAVIVGAGGHGLATAYYLGKNHGLTNVAVIEKGWLGGGNTGRNTTIIRSNYLQDPSAAIYEKARSLYETLSQDLNYNVMFSPRGVIMLAQTHHEVRGYLRTAQANALQGVDTRFIDKHEVKKLVPIMNIEGPRYPVLGGLYQPRGGTARHDAVAWGYARACSDMGMDIIQQCEVTGVRVEGGAVAGVETSKGFIGCKKLGGVVAGHSSVLAEMAGFRLPMESVALQALVSEPIKPAMDVVVMANTVHGYLSQSDKGEMVIGGGTDSYNNYTQRGSFHHIEETVRALIETFPMLSRLKMLRQWGGIVDVTGDRSPILSKTPVEGMFMNCGWGTGGFKAIPGSGWGFAELMAKGHSPLTSEFGMERFREGRFIDESVAAGVAH
- a CDS encoding sarcosine oxidase subunit delta, translated to MLTLTCPNCGISACETELAAGGEAHLTRHGPGSSDDHFEAYLFMRPNTRGVHFERWRHAAGCGKWFLAARDTATLEVFGTYSAQTTEPPADLIDKIKAKRPDWSFSS